GATTGAAGATCCAAACACGAGCCtttctaaaaaaaaatataagaattCCAGTGTACAATCTAGGTTATAAAAATAAAACACATACTGTAATTATCAATGAATTAGTATTCAAAAAAAACCTGCATCTATCTCTTCTTGAAACCATATTTCTTCCGTTCATAAAATAGATCTGTTTTTGCACTTCCAAGATTAACAATTTTTGGGCATCCATCCCTATCTTTCTCTTGTTGGGTGCATTCCTTGCAGTAATATGCATCTGAAATGCCTAATCCACCACAAATCACACACCTTCCTTGGTAGGATCCATAGTTGCATTCATCACAAACTCGAACAAGGGTACAAGGTCGCACATAAGAATCACAAATTACACATTTACCATCACACTTTTCACAAAGTCGACCTATAGCTATTCCCGGCTGCTTTCTGCACATAATAAGATCAGGATGATGCTTGGCCATAGTGAACCGCTAGATTGTACTGTATATTGACCTAC
This genomic stretch from Cryptomeria japonica chromosome 8, Sugi_1.0, whole genome shotgun sequence harbors:
- the LOC131052696 gene encoding PHD finger-like domain-containing protein 5A, yielding MAKHHPDLIMCRKQPGIAIGRLCEKCDGKCVICDSYVRPCTLVRVCDECNYGSYQGRCVICGGLGISDAYYCKECTQQEKDRDGCPKIVNLGSAKTDLFYERKKYGFKKR